The Oryza glaberrima chromosome 9, OglaRS2, whole genome shotgun sequence genome includes a window with the following:
- the LOC127784408 gene encoding ATPase GET3A translates to MADGGGDGAMPDPTVRNLLEQESLKWVFVGGKGGVGKTTCSSILSILLASARQSVLVISTDPAHNLSDAFQQRFTKFPTLVRGFNNLYAMEIDPKVENDDFANEGMEGFLSELTNAIPGVDEAMSFAEMLKLVQTMDYSVVVFDTAPTGHTLRLLQFPATLEKGLEKMMALKNKFGGLLNQATRLFGLGDELNEDAMLGRLEGMKDVIEQVNRQFKDPDLTTFVCVCIPEFLSLYETERLVQELAKFEIDAHNIIINQVLFDEEAVESKLLKARIKMQQKYIDQFHMLYDDFNITKLPLLPEEVCGVQALQNFSRHFLTPYKAALKRGTVEEVEQRVSLLKSALQEAESELDRLRKGKQVA, encoded by the exons atggcggacggcggcggcgacggcgcgatgCCGGACCCGACTGTGCGGAACCTCCTGGAGCAGGAGAGCCTCAAGTGGGTGTTCGTCGGGGGGAAGGGCGGGGTGGGGAAGACGACGTGCAGCTCCATCCTCTccatcctcctcgcctccgctCGCCAGTCCGTCCTCGTCATCTCCACCGACCCCGCCCACAACCTCAGCGACGCCTTCCAGCAGCGCTTCACCAAGTTCCCCACCCTCGTCCGCGGCTTCAACAACCTCTACGCCATG GAAATTGATCCAAAGGTCGAAAATGATGACTTCGCTAATGAAGGAATGGAAGGATTCCTTTCAGAACTGACAAATGCAATTCCAGGAGTTGATGAAGCTATGAGTTTTGCTGAAATGCTGAA ACTGGTCCAAACAATGGATTACTCTGTTGTAGTTTTTGATACTGCTCCAACAGGTCATACTTTACGATTGCTCCAGTTCCCTGCAACACTAGAGAAAGGTCTAGAGAAAATGATGgccttgaaaaataaatttggtgGACTGTTGAATCAG GCAACTCGATTGTTTGGTCTTGGTGATGAACTGAATGAGGATGCAATGCTAGGGAGACTTGAAGGCATGAAGGATGTGATTGAGCAAGTGAACAGGCAATTTAAAGATCCA GACTTGACAACTTTCGTATGTGTTTGTATTCCTGAATTTCTTTCATTGTATGAAACGGAGAGATTGGTGCAAGAGTTGGCAAAGTTCGAGATTGATGCACATAATATTATTATCAATCAAGTTCTCTTTGATGAGGAAG CCGTTGAGTCTAAACTTCTAAAGGCACGGATAAAAATGcaacaaaaatatattgatcAGTTCCATATGTTATATGATGACTTCAACATCACCAAGTTGCCCTTGCTTCCAGAAGAG GTATGCGGCGTCCAGGCTCTGCAGAACTTTTCACGGCATTTCCTTACACCATACAAGGCTGCTCTGAAAAGAGGTACAGTGGAGGAGGTGGAACAGAGAGTATCACTACTAAAATCAGCACTGCAAGAGGCCGAGTCAGAACTAGATAGACTAAGGAAAGGGAAGCAGGTAGCATAA